Below is a genomic region from Prunus persica cultivar Lovell chromosome G3, Prunus_persica_NCBIv2, whole genome shotgun sequence.
ATGAATATTCTGTAAATGTTGTTAgaaatctttcttcttcttcttcattcttcctATATCATTAACTTCTTCTCTGCTCTatcttatgtatttattgcTTCCATTCAAATGGCTAACCAATCTAATATTGTATAAGAAACTAGAATGGATTCGATGGATCGGAAGACCAATCTATAAGGGCAAAGTGGAAGAGATGAAGTTGGTGATTGAAACGTAAATCTAAAATGTAGAACTGAAGTTAAGTCTTGAAGTTAATCGCGAGAAATGTTCCCCCACAGAGGGCCAGTTGAGAACTTTTCTCAGATTCTATTAGACCTCAATAGAACTTTGATAGTGATGGTGCAGTGCGGTGGTGACGGCTGCAAGAATGATGGGGGGTGGAAGTGAGGGTTCGGATTCAATGGATGAACATGGTCGATGGAAGTGTGAGATTGGATTCAATGTTTAATTGCCTTTGGAAGACAAAAATCGTTATTACTCAATACGATTGGCATAGCCAAAATCATGGACATTCAATTGAGAAAGAGAAGCATTTTACtccaatttctttcttcatggCATGGTCGGATGATTGTATTGTTGTAGCATTATTGTTTAGAATTTCGTTGGAATGGAAAGTTATCAAATACATTCATTGTGCCGTATAACACAAGAAGCAAGAAGCATCGTTTAGTGCTTAAAATCTGAAGCTGGAGGTGGGGGTTCATGTATGGCCTGTTAGCATATAAAGAATGTTAAAAGTAGATGATATCTCTCCGTCTCCCAACGGATCTTTAAACAAATCTCAAACATATCCCAAAGATTTCACAAATTTCTAGAGCCCAATTCCTAGAGATTCAATTATTGAAGATTGCTCTGCCACCTTGCGGAAATGatttccaagttccaactGATGAAAATGCCAATTGTGATTCTACTAATTCTTGCTACAACGGAAACGATTCCGAATTAGCGACCTTTCCTTGTAGAGTTAAGAGGACGAAAGCTTACTTCATTATTGCgaattgtttaattatttaaatccAACGCTACATTTTTAATCTCATAACTAATATTTTCCCAAGCTCAAATTCAaaacatctctcttttctatgtccaatttctctctttgtatgaaatttgatcatttgttaattttcaagcccaaaaaattaaattttagttgaaatttaaataattttaaaaaaataatccaGTCCAAAACCAAACCGGACCAAAAATCGAATTGGGCCACCGCCTATTGGGCTTCAAAAACCCACAATGaaccatgccacaagcttttATAATCAAGCCCATAcccaacctctctctctctctctctctttctctctctctctctctgataaTACACATCATCCTCCTTGTCCATGCATGCTAGTCTTGTCCTTGCTGTAGTGGGTTGCGTCTCGGGGTTTTTAGGCTCCTCTGAGGCCTTCTGCTTGACTACTTCCTTTGCCTTTTGTATCGCGTCGTAGATCGAGTCCCCTACTTCTTGGGCTTTGTCCTCTACTGAGCCCATCACCCGGCCGGTACTTTCCTGCGAAACATGTGTTATGATATCTAATGAACATGTCAATTCTagattatattttattgaaaaGCTGTTAAACTGAAAACTAGATTAAGTGTACTACTAATCAAAGCAGCTCATGATCCTTTTATTGAAGGCATAAGTGCATTATAAGTTCACGGAAAaggtaaatatatatgtttactTGCCAGCAATGAGTATGAAGATAAATGGAATTGGATAAACAAAGAATGGGAATCATATCAACTAGGAGTGGATAGTTGATTTGATTCCACTTCCTTAAGGAATTTCATTAAGGATTTTTAGGTGGAACCCgcatatttaataatttatgtgtAAGTTAAAGCAGAGGAAGTCATGAATGAAAATCaccatttctttttattctcaTTACTTATAAATAAACGTGTACAAATGATGCTCAGGTGATCTAGGGCTGGAGTGTCCTACAACCTACCCCAAAATATCTCCCATATTTGGTCTAACCCCTAACCTATAGTTTCATAACTAATTAAGCCTACCACCTAGAGGTCCCATTTGGTTCACAAAACGGATTTGAGGGAAATCACTTTCCATGTCATTTTCCAAGGGATCGGTAATGGAGAtttctttcccatgtttggtaatctTAGGaaagtaataaataaaaaatacaactttatttcctttcacatGTTTAGTTTGGATAAGaatgtaaaacaaagtttgtttaattttcaaattatacccatatgaaatcaaataaaaaaaaagaatgcatttaatgctatattgtaattctaaattgttaatggggacaacatgatcataaaaaatatgtatttaatgttggcacattttcccaaactttcccataaggaggaaaacaaaaccaaaaggcgGAAGAGGGCTACACTTTCCTCCCTATTTTCCAATGTGCAAAGTAACGATTTCCTATACCtaaacttaccaaacatgagacCTCAAACCTTCTTTCTCATGAACCAAATAGGACCAGAAGGCTAAGCTTACCCTAATATTTGTGGGTAGGTGTGGGAACGGTACCTGAGCTTGGGCCTTGGCTTCGTCATCAGCTCTGTAGCTCTGTCTCTGCTGCTCATATTCTTTGccttgcctctccaaaacaATGAATGAAAGATAAGAATTCTTCTCCAAGTTTGCAATGTGGTAATATATTAAGGAACAGAAACAGTCAACAGTGCAGCGTATAGGTAGAGCGGTTGCAAGtgtggagaaattatagaataggACTGTATTACCATGTCAGCTTGTGATACTCCCATTCAAAATTtgccatgtgtcattttttatattaaaaaatataagtttTTACAACTGGATTTAaaacttcttttttatattcataataaaactaaagaaaaaataaatcaaaaaagacagaaaaggaCAAAGAAGACACCGGAAACCACCTcacacccaacccaacccctTACCCAGCACTGCCGCCCCTCCCTCTCCTACCTGTCTCTCTAAAACTGTAGGGTGTCTTGAACCCATGGAATACCACCTGCAAGATAATATAAGCCTTGAAAATGGGTCCAATTTTATTCAATTACCATTAACACCCATCTCTCACCTCAACCTTTTTCAAATCTGATAGCATCTGTCAACAAATGAGCAGACcttcaaaaagaagaaatatagaTGGGTCTTTGGTAGCCACCAAAGGGTGATAAACAAGGATTGTGCTATggttaatttattaaattgcGTGAGAAGgccacaaagagagagagagagagagagagagagagagagagagagagagagagagagagagagagagtggaagagaaagagagggaggggCGGTGGCCAAGGGGAGGTTGCGCAGGGTAAGAGAATTGGTCGAGGTGGGTGGTTATGTCTCTTtcctgattttttattttcttaattttatttcaaaagatAATAATGGGTTTTTTGTCTAGTTGGAAAAAAAAGctttacttattttaaaaaattacacaTGGCAAATTTTGAATGGGAGTATCACAAGCTGACATGGTGGTACAGTcctattctataatttctcgcAAGTGTGGCGCTGGGTGGTCAACACGTGTCATGCTTCGTTGACAAGTCATGTGCCACGTGGTGCCATCTTCTGTACTAAGGTTCAGGggtatttgtttgttttaaacaGCTGCTTcgattcttttcctttttggctCTTTGGTTTATGACTTCCAAGAGGATTTTCATTGATATGTATTGGCATGTACCTAGTCTAGTTGAAACTTGATTGAATAGTAAATTTTGGTGTGATCGATTTAGTATTAGTGAATATTAATGGACGATAATCTTATAttttaaagttaaaatattaataattaaataagtgaGACTTTTAACACCACAACGATATataatcatatattttatagttTAATAACTGTAAATAAATAGATGGAAATTGTAACACCGATTTAAGAATTCTCAATTGTAAATGACCTATTAGTGTAGTAGTTTTAGAGTAATTATTTCTCCGAAAAAGTCATAGATTTGAATCTTAATATACGTAGTGCAACGTGTatgagtttagtatgctatCACTCATCTCAATAAAAGCCAAGTCCATTTAACAAGATGGCATGCAAGTGACAAGTTTCTATTTGTTAACCACATGCCCTCTTCACCCAAAGGTGCAGGGTTTACGTGATTGTTTATTGCAGTAAAACTAAAATATTGCGCTATATATAATCGAGATAGGGCATTAAACGTAGCTGTCTGCATTTCAGTGTTTGAAGAATTAAAGTCTGCTTGATGAAGTGGATCATTGAACCAATTTTACCATATACTTAAATCGCTAAAACCCCAGACTTCGTTATGAACTTGTTATTCATATAATTTTGGGGTGTCGAGTGTGTAACTCTCTTAGAAATTGTACTAGCTACATGGGCATTAAACTTGTATGAAATTTGCATaaagaaagataaataaataaactactTCATATTTCATTTATGACTGAGAATtacacataatatatataactggaaaacaaaaaatacaacattaaTCCCAACTCAGCGAGAGGGAAGCACAGGACTTCTGAAACATGCCCAACATAAAAACACCACAAACATATATCAAACCAACACCACCTGAAATTTAACCAGTGCCAGCCTTCTTATCAGAAAGCCCAGTTTCATCTTTCTCCTCATCATTCTTGGCCAGCCCAAAAGTGCTTTTCACAGCATCAGCAGCACCCTGAGTCATGTTCTTCATCTGTTCTCCAGTCTGCTGCAGTACCCCACTGGTTTTCTCTTTGCCATGCTCGGCTGTCTCTCTGGCCTTCCGGGCTGCTTCTTCTGCCCTCTGTTTTGCAGCCTCTGCCTTCTCTACGGCCTTGTCTTTGACTTGGTAGGTAGCTCCCTGGGTTTTGTCCTTGGCTGCTTGGCCTGTCTCGTATGTCTTGTCCCTTGTTGCTTGCGTTGTGTCTTGGGCCTTGTCCCTTCCTTCTTGGGCCCTCTCCCTTCCTTCTCGGGCTGTGTCCCCTACTGAGCCCATCATCTGGCCAGCCTTTTCCTGAGAGACCAAGGGTAAAACAGTAAAatcacaattattttttatttttataaataataaaaacaatagtTTATCACATATACTACCAAAGTGTCATACCATACCATGAATGAGTGTTCAAAAATAAGACCACCGGTCTATACGCCAAGGATCTTTTTTTAATGGGAAAAGACCTCGTTGGCGCATTACTACTACTTCTAAGCATACACAAAAATATTCCCTTTGTATGTATTTGAAGTTTCAAAAAACCATTATCAACCACATGATGAACGCagaatttcactaaaaaaagtcaaattaaCCGTCTGATAATATAACATACCCGACAATCACTACTACACATACACAAAAATACTCTTTGTATTTTCACACTTGATGTTTCAGAAAATCAATTTGAACAACATAAGTGAACAtaaaatttcacttaaaacaaCAAAGTCCTATTAACAGTTTAATAACATAACACGCGGTGACAAAGTACAAACAATAACAGAAAACTAGATAAATACCTCAGCTTGGCCCTTGGCTTCACCAGCTCTGTAGCTCTGCTTCTGGGATGCCATTTTTGCCTTCTAAAACAGTGAATAAGAGCGATGGATTTAGAGTTTATCAAAATTGTGTACGTCGTCCAACTTTGAGATATATGCTGATGAGAAGGAACGGTGGCAATCTGCATGGTATATATAGTATTCTCATGTGGGCTGGTTGGTCAACATGTGTCCACGTTGTTGACACGTCGTATGACACGTGCTTTGCTTTCTGAAATTCTGAGGTGAGGTAATTTGCTGTGTCGATTTAACTTCCAACAGGATTTGCATCATATGTATTAGTCAATAGGCTATTGACACATTGTCATTTTGTGCTCTGACATGCAAGTGTTGGATGTGGAGGGTTTACACTATTGTTTATTACTGTGCTCTATTTTTAGAAAACTTGTAAATAAACCGTTTACATCACattgcaataaaaaattccaaccaaaaaaaaaaacattgcaATAAAATTTTTAGTGGTACGTAAGggtttgtagctcaagtgattaaaatcatatttatctttatattttaggTCTTAAGTTCAATTCATTCTTCtcccaatatcgcttgtataaaataaaaaaaatactagtGGTCCATGAGATTATTTAGGAACTAGGTTTAATTTACTTGTTAAATAATATCGAGAAGGGTGGTGCTATTTGTACCACATTAATGACCATCTCTCTAATGGAGGAGGTGGGTTGTTTCAAGAATAATGTTAGCCAAAAACAGAAATAGCAAGAAACTTGTAATTTGGGTTTAATAATTTCAAGATCATCgactaataatttttttttggtacaagtgatagtctaaattacatGATATGagagtttctcacacacacacaaccaaGATGTCATaggattaaaatatttaatttcaattcaataagtattttcttttaatacttttaataaaaagattaGTCTTTTCCTTCCACTACTTCACATGAGTGTTTCCTTATATGTTGTTTCATATGTCACACATATGAGAGCAGTTatcatttgaaagaaaaatactacTATATAATCAGAAAAAGACTCAAACAACTAGTATAATTTGCACAAGGCCAACAAGAAAATAAGCCATTAATTTCTTATGGTAATTAAGCTTAATTAATTCTCCCGGAGCCTATGCCAAGGGACTCTCTTTCTTGACTAAGCAAACCTGTTTGAAACAGTCCCCTATCAATACATGCCATCCATGCTACTGATTAAACGCAAAAAAATGGGGTAGGAAACTTGGAAGTGGCAAGAATAGGAGACTTTGAGAATCTATATATACTCTTCGAATGGAAGAGCTTTGCATTGTGCATTCttactttgaaatttgattcAGTTTGattgaagaaacaaaatcaagCACAAAAATGGCAAGCCACCAAAATCAGGATTTGAGTCACAAGGCAGGCGAGTTGACTGGTCAAGCTCAGGCAAGTTATAACTgtgattaattttgtaataataTGAAATTAGGGTTGGTGTTTTGTAATCAATTTTTCATCCCATCAAGTTAAtccatgttttttattttttattttcctgatTTAATTAACTTGTGCAGGTAAAGAAAGACGAGTTTCTAAATCAGGCATCAGATATGTCTCAATCTATTCAGAATAAGGCATCAAATGCATCTCAGTCCGTCCAGAATAAGGCATCAAATGCATCTCAGTCTGTCCAAAATAAGGCATCAAATGCATCTCAGTCTGCTCAGAATAAGGCATCAAATGCATCTCAATCTGTCCAGAATAAGGCATCAAATGCATCTCAGTCTGCCCAGGACAAGACTTCCGATGCATCTCACACTGCCCAAGACATCAAGGACCAAGCCACCAATCTCCTTCAACAGGCAATCACTTCCTCCCCTTTCCTTATTATTTCAATGATTTTTGTTATTAAATGTATATAGTATAAGAAGTTACTCAGAATTTAATCAAACATATAAGCCAATTCAATTAGTATCATCTCATTACTCTAATTAATGAGAAAAAAGCTAGTCCAATCAACTTCACTCTGTGATTATCTTTCAGAACTCCAAATTcactttttattatattaaaacatttacatcactttttattatattaaaacatTTACATAATGTAAATGTGAGTTAGGTCAGTTGGTCAAGATAATGTGTATGTCTCTTTGCACTCGAGTTCGACTCATTCTTTGTGCATTAGAATAAtctaaaatatcatttttgtcaaaaatatTAACGTAATAACTGCAAAATGACAAACCGGGAATGTGATTAATATAACTATattcttgtatatatatatatatgtatgttacAAGTGTGTTTGATTGCAGACAAGTGAGCAAGTGAAAAACATGGCTCAAGGAGCAGCTGAAGCAGTTAAGAGCACTTTAGGAATGAACAACCCAAACGACCCAAACAGTAACCCAAGCAACGCAAACATGAGCCCAAGCATTAACCCAAGCAACCCAAGGATTTGAAGTGCTTTCTTCAATAATGCTAGCTTTGCCTTCACTCGCATCAAAAGTTTCGATGACGTGGTGTCATGGCAATTAGCGCTGTGGAAATGGCTATGTTTCGTTTTCTTTCAGATGCAAcatattgtatttttgttcctttgtgttttggtttttggttaaTAAAAGAAGACGTCCATATTCCTTCTTTGTTAAGAGTGTTGTGAAAATGGATTAatgttaagaaaataaaaaagagtgtGGTTCTCATATCCTTATTTTTGTCTCTTTAAATTTTCTGTAAtctctatttttattatttaacgGTAAAGGAGTCGTGCCATATATATACCATATACTGCTAGCTAATGCATCTCGCACAAATGAGTCTTATGTaggatttttcaaaaaaaatatgatcaaTAAATATGATACAACTAATTCTAATTTTGCACTATGTAAGAGGAGTGCAAATAGaacttttgttattattattttttataaatctgATGTGTCAACATAAGATTTATGTAAAGCATCTTCAGTAATGCTGGCCAAAATTTAGTTAATTTAACTTTGAATAATTGTTTCTTTAAAGTAAAACCCATTTTTACTTCAAACTTTGTACATTAGAAGGACACGTCTatcttcattttctctctcatgaCTAGCcactgttaaattttttttttttaaaaaaaactcaaatttaaaatttcactTCTAGCGTTGAATAGAGAAATACTACTTAATTTCAAAAGTTAAATCTATATTCAATCATACATAGTGACTTTTGACCTTTTCGGTAAGGGAACAATTTTATTGACACCTCCGACTATGATGAAACCACCCATTTTAATTTTCCCCCCTTAATATTCCACTTTCATCCCCACacattagaaagaaaataacaacaacaacaacaaaaaactagCAACCTCAATCCCCGACACTCATGATTCCAGCCGCCGGTGATCCATCCCTACCAGCGACATATGTCCCTCACTCTATTTTCGTCCTATTTCTCCCTCTTTCttcatctctccttctctttcaCTATCCTTTCAGGTTGTTGTTTTACAATCAAGTTAAGATTTGTGTCTTGTAGACGTTTTTGATGtattgatgaaattttttattattaatgaatatcgatgtttgataaaaaaaaaaacacgaacAAGTTGATATATTCATGATTCATTGAAGCCATGTGTGTCCATGTGTGAAGCTTGTTGAAGCCAATTAATAAATGActtttttgggtaattttatatatatataaaatttaaaatatatctGTTACATTTTATGAGAAAAACAGAATAACTCATAAATCACCCAGAAAAACGAAGATAACAAAGTATTACTATTatgttaagtttttttttcttgcactaGCCTTAATTTGGACTTtagattaataaaaatttaaaatctcaTATGATACGTAAActctaataaaaaataattaactaatttTCGGTCTAATGATATTCTTctatacagtcctgatctcttggactacaggggtccaagagatttgtggtcactcaccgttggatgtaaattcaacggttcactcactcttgcactccttttagaAAACTTTTtagaaccattggattaatatccaacggtgggtgaccacaatctcttagaCTCCtatggtccaagagatcgagacTGTTCTTCTATAATCTAACTTCATATTCGAATTGATGCCCTATCATAAGTGTGGAAGTAAGTCACAATGCATAAGTCATCAAAATGCACCAAGTGGGGACTAaaatatgtgatatgatgtgaaagaaaatatttttgagcGATGCccaccgccaccgccaccgccactaccaccacctACCTCaccaagaaattaaaaacgaaAGTCACATTAAAATGACATCAgcatatcaaaatcaaaagctaTTCAACTCGACTGAGATGAGTACCATAATTACAATCTAGAACTTAGCGTACCAAATCACTGCCCCCAAAAGGACCAGAGATCTTCCAACAACACAACCCAGGGTACAACGAGGCACTGCGTTTGCAACCTCGAAAAAAGTTGGGATTCaatttctctcatttttcacttcttcttcttcttcctcctcttgttGCAGAGCCAGaaagtagagagagaaagccacaatttttagagagagaaagagagcgaGAAGAATGTCTTTAACGGGTGTGAAAATGTCCGAGGACGTTTGGTTGACATGTCTCACTCATGCATTGTCCACCGAGACCGAGGAGATCATGGGCCTCCTTCTTGGTGATATTGAGGTACACTCTCTGCCATTTCCATCTTCAAATTCTTTGGCTTCTACTTATGTTATGCATGTATTAGGTTTTCTTACTGTACGGGTGTTGAAATTGCTTGATCGGTTTGATGCTTGGAGTAAATGTAGAGCTGGAATGGTTTGGGtattttgggttcttttctGAAATGCGTTTAGAAAGGTTAGGTTTACCGAGCttagttgttttttctttgaattttgggtCAGTTTAGATTTCGAATTTGGCATATTAATGTTCCTTGCTAACTAGACTAGTTCTCGGGGTTTCCTCTAATTCGATTGGTACTTTCATAAGTTTACTCTGGGTttcataattattaaaaaccaCTGAGTACATGTGTTCAAATGCAAATTGTTTGATATACTTACTTGAACTTGATTTTAGAATACTGTGCTTTGTCAGcgtttttatgttttcttctcCAATAACTATAATTCATATGgttattcttttaatttctgttCAGCTAGAAACTTTGCTAAGTCcagatgaaatttgaaattttagcgACATTATAAAATTGCTCCAGGGGCTCTTTTGGGAAAGCTTATTCAGGGCATATGACAAACATTAGAACACTCATACAGAAATAGAACATTTACACAGAAATTAAAGGAAGCATCAGCCTTGTTTTTCTAGCAAATCAACATGCTAACTCATCTTTTATACCTGTGCATGATGTTTTTGCCTGCTCTTGAAATTTAAAGACTTGCAGTGATGCATAAGATTGGTGTGGTTTTGTATTAGGCTAGTTGATTCAGTGTTCCAGTACAAATTTCACATCCAGCATCATTTCTGGTTGCCAATTTCCAATATCTGATTGATAATGAGTTCAGACTCAATGGTTCCTTCAATATGTTGCTGCAGGATCTTTGTTTTTGCACTCTAAGATCCCTTTCCTCGAAAAGCACTGTAATTCCATTCACTCTTGTCCCAGGTGCATACAAGGAATCTAGACAAGCTTGCACAGTTTCTTGTTTCACCTGTTCTGTTGGTGTTTTggtgcttctttttttattaatatttttttggcatGTGTTTTAGTGGTTTCGTGCTTAAGTGGAAGTTCCCAGGGGCTTGGCCTAATAATTTGTTACTCATTAAGATGTGGACGAGAAATAATTGCATGTTTGGCAGTCTTCTGAAAGTGAGacgtttttataattttttttttcttttgtgaagCCATTTGCTGAAGGTGATAGATATATGATGGACAACTGAATTTGGTTATGATTTATACAatgattttattataatcTGGATTTATCCTCTTTGTCTGGCTCTCTGTTTATATCTTAATTTTGTATAGCATCTTATAGTCATAacattttcttcctccaatGATGTTGGGAATTTCAGAACTCTGTAAATGGGGGTGTGACTGCACTAATTTGGGGAGCATCACCTCAAACGCGATCTGATCGGAGGAAGGACCGTGTGGAGACTAATCCTGAGCAGTTGGCTGCTGCATCAGCCCAGGCCGAAATATCCTTGATGctttatttttgataaatatttgaaaattaatctttttatgttttcattacaaaaggaaaaaaccaaaaatgggTTCTTGACATCCCTATTTAgagaataaattttgttgaaagaGAAAATCTGGTTCTAATTTCTCTCATGATCCCCCATAGTAAACATTACAGttgatatttttaaaagtgCTCTACTTTAAGGGAAGCGCTATAGGTTTTCACAATAAGCTTTGACTGTTATTGTTTGGTGAATTTTCTCCTAACTGAACTTCCATTACTTGGATCCCTTGCCATGTAAACCCATGCTTGCTTAAACTACACAGTGTGGTATCagtcacaaaaaattatatcgTTAGGTTGTGCTGTACTTATTCAGTTtatttggatttgtttgtttttaacatAGTTTTCAACACTGCCTCAGCTTTAAAACTGTgatataaattcataaaataaaaaaaacaaagctaTTTTTGTTCAGGAATCTAAATCATGccattcaaaagaaaagaaaaaatcgtGAATGCATCCTCATGAGCTGGGGCTTTGAGTTTTAGGTGGGCTGGAAATTTGGGAATACGTTCAGTTGGTTCAACATTTACATTCTTTAGTTGTATAGCTATCA
It encodes:
- the LOC18784088 gene encoding late embryogenesis abundant protein 2; protein product: MASQKQSYRAGEAKGQAEEKAGQMMGSVGDTAREGRERAQEGRDKAQDTTQATRDKTYETGQAAKDKTQGATYQVKDKAVEKAEAAKQRAEEAARKARETAEHGKEKTSGVLQQTGEQMKNMTQGAADAVKSTFGLAKNDEEKDETGLSDKKAGTG
- the LOC18781846 gene encoding late embryogenesis abundant protein Dc3, encoding MASHQNQDLSHKAGELTGQAQVKKDEFLNQASDMSQSIQNKASNASQSVQNKASNASQSVQNKASNASQSAQNKASNASQSVQNKASNASQSAQDKTSDASHTAQDIKDQATNLLQQTSEQVKNMAQGAAEAVKSTLGMNNPNDPNSNPSNANMSPSINPSNPRI